The Mycolicibacterium mucogenicum DSM 44124 genomic sequence CGATCCCGACGCGGATTTCGGTGAAATCGTCGTCGTTCCAACGGCGTTGCCACATCGGTTCGGAGCCGGCGAGCGTCCACAGCGTGTCAGGCGGCGGGTGGTTCTGATGTAGTACCCGATGCTGCTCTGCTGCGGTTCGCTCCGCGCACTCACCGATCGCGTCGAGATACACCAGGTACTCACGCCGATCTGCGTCGATCTCACCTGCCCGGCGCGCACCGCGCGACCCGAGGACAGTGCTGCCGACCAGCGACAGCACCATCATCGCCGGAAACAGTAGGAACATCGGATTCCGGCCGGTGGCCGAACCCGAACGGAAGTAGAACACCATCATGCCGGCCATCGCCAACAGCATGAGCACGGGTGCGACGCGGGTGACGACATTGCCCGACGACAATCGCGGCACCTGTGGTGGTGTCCGGACCTCGATGTCTTCCGCATCCAATGGGACTACGGGAGATCGTGCGACTCTGGTGAATTCCATCGAACTATCAGACGTACCCCGACACCGTTCGGTTCCATCGATTTTCGTGTCGGATAGGGACCCGATTCACGGTTACGGTGAGATCGGCATGTCGATCCGGGGGGCGCGATGTCTGAAGCAGTGTGTCGGCTATCCGTACGGACCGACAGTGAACGCACCAGCGACACCACCGATCTGGTGCTGCCAGCGGGCGCCGCGGTGGACGCGTTGCTCCCTGACATCGTGGCGCTGGCACATCCGCGCGCGCCGGAAGGCGTGAGTTGGCACCTGAGCCGGGCCGCCGGGGATCCCATCGACGGGTCACTGTCGTTGCGGCAAAACGGAGTACACGACGGTGACATCCTGGAGCTGGGGCAAAGCACGGTGCCGGAGTTCGGCACGCTCCGGAGACACACGGCGACCATGGCCGCCGCCCAGGCGCCTCGCGATGCCACCGGCCATCTGGTCGGGCCCGTGCTCTGTCTGTGGGCGGTGACCGTCGCGTCCGTGCTGTTGCTCTGGTCTGCTGCGCGCGGCGACCACTTCACGGCAGCCACTGTCGGTTGCGGTGGTGCGCTGGCCGCAGTGGCGATGTCGTGGCGGTCCGGCCGGGCGGCGTGGCCGGCCGCCGCCGTCGTGCTCGCTTTCGCGGCGGGTTTCTCGGCCGTACCGGGTGGCCCAGCGGCGCCCAACGTCCTGCTCGGCTCAGCGATGGCGTTCGCGGTGGCCCTCGTTCTCCTGCGGGTCGGCGTGCTTCGCGTACCTATTGCAGCCGTGGCATTTACGGCGCCGACGATGGCGGCGACCGCTGCGGCGAGCACGTGGTCGGTGCCGCTGGCCAGTACCGGGGTGGCCACCACCGTGGCGGCATTTGTGGTGCTGTCGGCCGCGCCGCGGTGCGCCGTCACCGTCGCCGGACTCACGCCGCGCTCGGCGACGGTCACCGACGGCGATCCGCAACGGATCGAGCTGGCGCAGCGGGTGCTCACGGCGATGGTCGTGGGTGCGGCCGCTGCCGCGTCGGCCGGCGCCGTCGTGGTTGCAGTGGGCGCCTTCCATGAGTCCCGGACCTCGACGGTGGTGTTCATCTGGG encodes the following:
- the eccD gene encoding type VII secretion integral membrane protein EccD, with translation MSEAVCRLSVRTDSERTSDTTDLVLPAGAAVDALLPDIVALAHPRAPEGVSWHLSRAAGDPIDGSLSLRQNGVHDGDILELGQSTVPEFGTLRRHTATMAAAQAPRDATGHLVGPVLCLWAVTVASVLLLWSAARGDHFTAATVGCGGALAAVAMSWRSGRAAWPAAAVVLAFAAGFSAVPGGPAAPNVLLGSAMAFAVALVLLRVGVLRVPIAAVAFTAPTMAATAAASTWSVPLASTGVATTVAAFVVLSAAPRCAVTVAGLTPRSATVTDGDPQRIELAQRVLTAMVVGAAAAASAGAVVVAVGAFHESRTSTVVFIWVATAAIALRAPSYRHPARRWAVMVAGMVCTTAALVVTAMAFPGWAAWLGGGVIAVVLGAQRIGRVSATVGRSFVHLEYVALVAVPACALWAADVFRLARGL